Part of the Musa acuminata AAA Group cultivar baxijiao chromosome BXJ2-7, Cavendish_Baxijiao_AAA, whole genome shotgun sequence genome is shown below.
TTTCGCGAACGTTTCGTCGATAGGGTGCTCTGATCCAAGCTTTGTTTTCTGCAATCTCTACCCAAGTTTAGAGTCTGATATCAGAGGAagaaacaaggaagaagaaggatgCCATCCGAAACACCTGCTCCTGGAAAAGACCAGACAGATCGAGATCGTTGGACATGGCTATGAGTCGGAAGGCGTTGATGCATCTCCAAGGCTTTCCTGCGACCTCCTGAGTTGCCTCCTGCAGCAAGTTCAGGCTCGAGTGAGTTGGCAAAGCCTTCATACATGAAAGAAGAAGAAGTAAAACCATGAGATCATATCGATTTCCTACACCCGAGCTGTGAAGTGAATCGTTCTCATCGTTGTCATGTCCCAAACAAGGTCTGCAATCCAACCGAAACCACTCGTGCCCAATGATCTCTGATAGCGTAGCCCGCTGCAGGAAGAAGTAGAGCTCAAGCTTCTTGCTTAACGATGGACATGCATCATGTTACAGGGGTCTGAGACGGTACCTTTAACGGTGATGGATCTAATATTCTGGAAATGAGCTGCTTCTGAGAATCGCTGAACCAATCTGGACATGTGTATTCTGCTCTGGATATCTGTTTCGAAACAGGTCTCAGCAGCACAGGAAAACAAATCTGAAAGGATGAACTCGAGACGATGATGATACCTTTCTGTACAAGTTCATGAGGCTGCGATCTTCAAAGGGCAAATGGCCGGCGAGTAGTTCAAAGATGATGACACCACAAGACCACAAGTCAGCGGCGGCGCCGTCGTAGCTCTTGTGGATGATCACCTGTGCGTTGATTAAGCGATATCGATCGATCATTGATTCATCACCAAACTAGTTTTCCTCAATTTTGGAGCTTCCGTATCAAAATATTCACAGTTTGTTTGTCTTCCAACAGGCCATGGCAAGTCTAAACATAGGCTGATGATACTATTGCTTTCAGCTGTATATTGAAACTGTAGATAAACCAGTGCTGTGCATACCTCAGGAGCCACATAGCTTGGTGACCCACAGGCAGTTGATAGTAAGTCTCCAGGCTGCGGTGATTAAGCCAACATGAACAGATGGAACATTTGAATCCAAATCGGCCAAGAAGTTTCATGCAAACCTTACCTTTCTCAGCACACTGAGCCCGAAATCTGATACCTTTAAATTCCCCTTGCTATCCAACAGCAAGTTCTCTGGCTGTTGCAGAATAGCAACAAGAAGGAATCCGATGTCATTCTTGCACAAGGAATAAATACGATACGAGATTGTAAGCAGGGTGAAGCTAGCTGGATCATGACCTTGAGATCTCTGTGGTAGACTCCTCTGCTATGGCAGTAATCCACAGCATCGATCAACTGCTGGAAGTACTTCCTGGCCTCTCTCTCATCCAACTTCTTGAGATACTCCTGCCGAGAATGCAAAGAAGGCAAATGATACCGAGTCCAGTGACTCGTGCACACGGTTCATCAAGGTTTACCAGCTTGTCGGAGAGTTGGCCTCCTGCGACGTACTCCATCACCAGATAAATCTTGGTCTTCGTCGCGATCACCTGCACAACAATTCCGTCCTGAATTCAATGGAACAAAGCTAAATAATTAATCGAGAAGCTTTGCAGCGATTCCTGATTCCCTCGACCTCATATATCTTAACTATGTTGGGGTGATTCAGAAGCTTCATCGCGCTGATCTCTCTCTTCACCTGATGCGACGCGCAGACGAATCACAATGAGAACTCAAGATAGCGAAGAAGACGAGAACGGATCGACATGGACGGAGAGAAGCAGTACCTGATACATAAGCTTGTTCTGCACCACCATCGCCTTGTCGATGATCTTAACGGCGACGTTGGCGTTGGTCTCCCTGTCGACGCCCAGCTTGACCTTTGCGAAGGTCCCCTCGCCGATGGTGCGCTTCAGATGATACTTCCCGATCGTCGTCGGATATCCCATGGCTGGGGATCGATCTCAACCGAGGAACTGCCACGAGCCGGCTTCTGTTCCCGGCATGCATACACGAACCCCACCCCCTTTTGTAGGGGTGGATGGCCACAATGGTACCCTCTTTTATTGCCTCTTAGGGACGGCACGTCAATGTAATGGTGCACAGGAAGTGCTCAGAAGCATGAACGGTGGCACGATAGGCATCTTTACTTGAGcaaaggaaagagagagaaggggaaggggaggaGACCTTCTGGATGAGGGAAGGGGAAGAGAGGTGGTTGAAGGGCGGAAACTCTGGAACGTGATTTGAATGGAAGGTGCCTCTACCTCTGTCTGTATCTCTACCTCCTCCTAACACCCACCAAACCCCCTCGACTCAAAGGGAAGACCATATCCGGCTGTCGTGGGGCCCGTCGGGAGTGAGAGGTCCGGCGAGGTGGTGCGCGAGTGGGTTGGCGGTTTCCGCCGCGGGAGAGGATTATTGTGGACCGTATCGCGGAGGGGGGAAAGTATCGTGTCATGGGATTCCTGTGATACGTGATATGCAATATTTTTGTTATGGAGGATAAGTGTTACCGCAATGTCTCGACGGATACGCTGTGGATGTGCGGATGGTAAGCACGTGAGAGAGAGTTCACCAAACTAAGCACTCGACGTGTATTTGATTTAACCCTAAGAAAACATTGTTTATGATCCCCGTGGAGTAATGATGATATATAGAAACCATAGCATGAGTTCGAGTACTACActgcttataataataataataataatgttcatTCTTTGTGTTGGAAATTACCCAATGAGAGCCGCTGAGTTTTGAGTTCATTGGTTTACCGGTCATAAACCGCTATTGGGTTTTATCTTCGTGTAGATTGCATTTGCAAGTTGGATGTGGTGGATAAGGTAGTCTTCACTTGAGACAAATGCTAGTCTTATATTATtaagaattaaaataatattatatcattaaaaattaaaataaagcaACATTAAGACAAAATACACAGTGAAAAGTTGATATGATAATGAGAGGCATCATATTgacaatcaaaaataaaaataacccgAGTATGACAAGTGATTAAAGTCAATATCCTATACCAAACAAAATTAATCTCGTCAAGGCTACATGTCTCACTAAGCACTACACATATTATGAGATTTTGTGTGCTATTCAGTACTAGATGGGGAAAGGCAAAAAGTGTTGGACTAGATGAGTTTAATATTGAATTCTGCTTGACCTTTTGGTACACAATTAAGGCTTCTATCCAAAATGCTTACAAACGAGATGAAACCTCTTCCAAGTGAGTTAATTTGATCAGACTCAATTAACTTTTGTTCCTGATAGGAACATACATGACAACATCATGATCTCTAATGAGTTAGCTCTTACCATCTCTAAATCTCATAGTAAGACTCCCTAAATTTTACTAAAGTTTGACATCTTTAAAGCTTATGATATTAGCATCCAAGTAGATCTTCTCAGAtacaagataagaataattattaaagaaactttattgaagaaatgaaaaattttattgaataactttagcttgaatacattaagctgtccttctcctatttatacatattaggagagaagattttcctcaacaggatagacagattttctcatatagtcggagaaatcttatcttctatcaactctcatactattttatttttacttCGTTTCTGTCTTAAGCATAGTTCACTATCTATGTGTGAATATGACAACCTATATGAGCTTTCGACATGATCTGACCTATAATGATGTGCAAGATTTGTTTACTAGCGTAGGAGTTTGGAGGAAAAAGGAAGTTTCTTCCTCTCTCGATGAATGATCAAAACCAAAGGCACTGTTCCCCATGATTCTTTTCCCAAAACAAAGAGATCGATGAGTTGATGTTTCCTTTGTCACCATTGATGCATCCAAGATTTCGATTGGGTGTTGTTTCGTCTTGCATCCAATCAAATCATGACACATGGTCAACATTATCTCTGGTCTGACCTATTTCTATTGTACATAAAACATATGGTTTCACGTTTAAATTTCTtcattatttatcattttcataaaaaataataatttcttcGACATGACACCATTTTAAAATCTAAAACTTGAGAAATTAATGCCAAGTGATGAGTATGGGATACTATTCACAAATCTTGttatcaaataattaaaattttaatcagtTAGGTAAGATTTCGAATCCTTAATTTTAAATTCGACTTAAAgtaaagtattattattattattgggacttggagataatttattttatgatgTGCCGATTAATCTCAAGTCAGAAATTATGAGTTATTATCGTTAAATTTaatatccttttttttaattacaaGATTTTAGGCTTCATGTCATTAGATAGTAATATTAGTAGTCCATTTCTTCGTAACCATAAGTCAGACTTACCATTCTTTGCTATGATATGGAGAGAACATGATTTAGAAATTTCAACCACCAAGcatttaatatatttatgtgATCGTCATAACCAAATGGCATTTCTAATAAGACATGCATTTACTACGATGCGATTCGAAAATGATGGCCTTCGAGTCGCAAGAGAAGAGTGCTGCCGATTGCAACATTTCCCCTACTCAAGTATTATGATTCATCCCATCTTATGATTTGATTCACTCATCCGACATTGTCAAACCGAGCTGTCGACATGAGTGGTCGAAATCTAAATGAGAACGTGAGGTTCACTTTAGGAGGGGCATTTATGAATTCATAATCGTAGGTCTTCGTTTAGATTTGATTTGACCGGGGAAACCATTTGTGCTACAGATTTGGTGTCACTCCATACGCCACTCCATCAGTAGTGTTGGCAACAGCGATCGATGATGATGCCTTGAATGCTGAATGAGTGAGTCAGTGAGTGGTTCTAATTCTTCCTAGTAACGCACAAGTGCTCACCAGGCATCAGCTATCTTTCGACTCTGTTGTGTTGGTTTCAGTAGGTTAGGTTGGCCCCAACAAACGTCTCAAAAGCTTAATATATACTATGTgaaggagaaaatatattatgtgaaggagaaaatatattatgtGCCAACTAACTTCTCTAACCGTGATCGAACTGTCAGCACGGCTTAGTCTGATAGTCGATATATAGGATTGTCCTTACGATGAGGCCATCGTCGGGTCCGATTAAACTTGGGATTGGCTCCGCATATGATCCTTCTATCGACACGTGATTTGCTTTATCGTCATCAGACTCCTAGATACAGGTCTAGgtcaagaaaggagggatttcccgACTTGACCCCTTCGAAGGCTAAGCCAGCATTGTGTATTTTAGAGGTGTtgagatttttaaaaaaatcctcCCCTTATCGATCAGagagggttggcttttatacctatGAGGATGAGTTGGTCGTATACGTTCAATTAACTGTGATCGGTTTAAGCTTCTATGTGAGCATCAACCAACTTGCACAGATCGACACTGCACGATGTCGCTCCGAGCTTTCTAAAATGGTTGTACTGCATGATGTTGTTTTGTGCGGAAGGGGCAACTGATCGCCTAAGTCCAAGATACTACGCATGTGCTGCACATCACATCAGACTTAATGTTTCATGTCTATGGCATTGTGTTTGCTTAACTGTATCCACGTGGATGATACCGAAATATACTCTATTACTATGTTTGACCGAAGTGCAATGATACATAAGGAGATCATGTTGAAAATTTCTTCTTTGTTCATGAGATAAAAAAGAGATAAGTTGAAAGAATAGTCTAATATCATTAATAATTGAAAGCTAAGGAGTTATGTATACTAAAAATTTAAGTTTAATTTGGATTAAATTAATGTTTGACTTGTATGTTAATCCTGATCAATCTCATCATTACTTGATTTTCTAATATGGTATCAAAGTTAGGtagataaaatttaattttattgagtcaaaaatttaaaaaataagttaATCAAGTTATAGTTTATTGTGATGAGTGAAATACCTCATAGTGTTGAAAAAAAGTTGAATAAATTTGAACCTTTAATAGTAAGAAGAAGATAATCAATCttgtgttaaaaaaaaataatatatatatatatatatgaaatattaatatgtatgatatgaagagaaatgatttgagaatcacagaGTTCAATAAACCATaacctaaaaatttaaatttaaatttttggattgAATTAATATTTGACCttatatatatttgatatataacgtaccattattactattattattattattattattattcgaagATGATCCTCTAAAAAAAGATTAATGCTGAAACGAGGGAACGGCTCAATGATCATAGTATAGCGTGATAAGTTCGTCAGTTATTTGAAATCGGCGAGCTTTATAACGGTCTATCAAAACTGCTTTTggcgatttttctttttttcatatatGCCTCTCTGATTCTTACATTTTGCAAAGGTAAGACATTTGCCTTCAGAAGGACGTAAATCGCAAAGTTTCAAAACCTTCAGGGGGTTCTTTGTAAAAAGGCAGCCTATATATATCCCGGCAATAACaacccctccctctctctctctctctctctctctctctctgtcgctcGCTTCCAACAAGAGGAACAACCACCGACTCGATTTCGATCTCGATTTCGGCGAGCAGCAGAACTAATTCTTCTCCCAGGTCTTCTCTCcctctcgatctcgatctcgatctcgattTCGCCGACTCTTCTCAATCGATCGCAGTATTAGGGTTCTACTGCTTGGATCTGGACTCAACTGGGACGAACCGAAGCGTCAAGATCTCCTGCAACTGACGGCATGCTCTTGAGTCGCAGGTTCTcgttcctcctcggcgatcgaaaGGCTCGGATCCCCGTGTCCGGTCTTGACAATGCCGGAAAGCCCAGTATCCTCTGTGATGCCCCCCTAAACCCCATTTCTCCTCATCGAGTTCTTCCTTTGCTTCGGATCTTTGCTTTGTCAGATCACCATCGTATGGGGAAATTGGTATTCACAAGCCCGTACTGGTTTTCCCTTTCCATGCCTAGTTTCTGCTTTTGCTTTCGATGATTGATTTGTGGGTTTATCTGATCGATGTTGCCTCCCTTCTTTTTCGATTTTGCTTTGATTCAGCGACTGGGCTCATCGTAGAGACCGTCGCAATACAACGCTATAAAGTTTCAGGTTCAGGATCTGGCCACGTTGATTTACCTATTTCTTAAAGTATAGCGTTACATTGTTGATTGGTAGATCAATCCTTGTGCGGATGGTTCCAGAATAAGAGCTCTATCATGACATTGCAGTCGTGATGAGTGGGGCACTTTCATCTCGGTGGTCTGTTTATGCTTTGTTGGACTACATGCTGCTCGGTGTTGCGGTATATGTGGCCTTCCTATATTGTTGATTATATTGATTCTTAGCTAATGTACCCTTTTCACTTAATGAATGATGAACATGGTCAGGTTTAGAGTTCGCTGTTACTGCAAGTGGATTTGGGGGGGAAAACCAGGGTTGAAGTGTACTGTGGACGGTAGTCAGTAGGAATCTGTGAGATAATGTGCTTGACCAATGGACTCGTAGAAAAACTCAGTTGAGATTGAAATATAATATTTCTTCACTTTATTGCGGCATTTACTGCAGATTATTCTCATCCAAAATAAGGCATGCGTTTTCAGGGTTGAAATTAGCATTTTCTAGAATAACTATTGTGGTTGCTAAATTGAACTATTATAACCGAAATACATTGCTTCAGTTACCTATGCACTGCAAGatatattcataattttttatgttaGTATAATTAGCTGTAGAAATTGTGATGAGATCTGATGATTATTGTTATTCAACAATGTCTTGAAAAGCTCAAGAATCTGGAATTGTATAGTAATTAATGTTATATGTCTTTTATTGTGAAGGATCCTTTTTTTCTATAGTGCTGTAGCAGAATAAGATGGACTTTATCTTTTGCAAGGTTTTGTTTCTGATGACTTTTGtacttttaatatatattttttccaatTTTCTGATGTGAAATTTATGGTTGCTGAAACAGATGGGGAAACAAGTACCTGCTGCTTCTCTCTTTTTAATCTATCATACATCACGTTTTCTTTAGTTATGTGATAGATGTGAATGAGTATCTGCTGTGTGTTTACCTTCATGTTTGTGGCTGCTAGTTTAGACATTTTATGACTGAATATAATTTCTTGTGAATGAGTATAATTTCTTGTGTATGAGAAAAACCATTCATAAGAACCAACAATATCTTATTATCTAATATCATGGAAGACATGTATGATCTGTTAATTAACAATTGCATCCTGCACTCATCATATAATTTATGGCTGGAAACCTGAAATCTGCAATTTATAGTTGTGTTTCCTCTTCCTGAAATCTGCACTCAATTCTTCAACATAAGGCTTTCTCTGTGTtagtaaaacacttgaatttagaCTAGATGACTGTACTTATGCGTGCCACAAATAGTTATGAAAGACTACTTGTGTAACTAGCTCATGGGTTTTCCTTAATGGCTAATGAAAAATTCCTAACCCAGATGCATGTTTAGAAGCCCCTTAATTGAGGGATGTAGAGTGATCCTGGATCTTTGCACAAGGCATGGTTGAATTGGTGAGATGCTGATAGAAACTAAGAAATTAAGGTCCAGGCATCTTTCTCTGCAATTATAGATTGAACAGAGTGACTCAGTGGAGACAATAACCCAACCATATTTCCGTGCTCTTTTAGAAATATTCTGTTTCTTCTTGACTGTAGTATCAAATTATTATCGTTTTCTGCTACAGCTTTAAAAAGCCATGTTAAGATGAGAGTCTCGTGAACTTCACTTCATATTTTGTTCCATTGAAGATAGGAACAGTCAATATGCTTGATTGTCTGTCTACCATTCAAGCAAGTGGCAGGCTGATGATAAAGTATCATTTTCTTCCCATAGCATTTTCTTTTGATGCCTATGTACAAATTGTTTCTGCTCTAGGATTGAAGTCTGTTATATACAGATTTATATTCAATTGATCTCTGATATCTTTGGTGGAAATCCACaaagttcaataaaaaaactatggAAGTCACCAAACTGCAAAAACTGAAACCTTCTGGGCTCTGGTTCTGTTATTATCTTCTTTCCGTGAAGCATGTTTTGTGCAGTACAAATGTAACCATCGAATGGGCCATTTCAGCAATTTCTTCACATTGTTTTCTGCAGACCCTATTGGAGATGCTAACCTAAAGATGAATCTGCTGCTATTCCGGTGGCATGTCACACAGGTTGTAAACGACTGTCTCTTATACTACATCCTTATGACACGAATAAGTACGACAAGACTGCAATGTCTGATCTTACTTTCCCGTATATTTATTGTTTTTGCCAAATTTCAACAGATATggactaaataaaaaaataacagatATGAACTAAATTAATTGTTTATCATATGTTGGTATTCTTTCTCTTTCCAATCAGTGCCATGTTCTAGCATCTCATAATGATGATCTCCACATGCTGTATATTTTATGCCATTGGTTTTTTTACTGTTAGATAGCCATGACCTATATCATGGTTACCAGTGTGACCCTTAAGCGATTTCTTAAAGGGGATATCCACAGCATGGTGGAAATGTTTTTGTGTCATCACCAGTTCACTGTCATCCCTGTATATAATTTCTATGTGCAACAACTGGGGATTGATCGGGCTATAGATTGAAGATGTAATATAGCTTTCCACCTCTCTTTACTACATTTCTTTAGCAAGCAGGGTTAGGAGAATCGATAAAAAGTTAGAAAGTTGTATGTCCTTTCATAATCATAAAAGAGTGGGGCTTCAAGTTGCTGGGGAGCATGACAGCCTGATCCTTTGGTGCGAACCATTATACAATGTACAGTTTGTTCTGAATAGCATATCTTATCACGTTTAAGGAGTTTTTTTAGTGTTTGAGTACATGATATAATATCCGTCCCTTGTGCTTCTCCAGGAGGAAGAACTCAAAGGTGCTGCTGTCCTTGTACATGCAGACAAGCAGATAAGgcttcttatttttttttctgcTCACTTTGCGTAACTTAGTTAAGcaagttatttttttaatatgcaaaatatattgCAATTATATTAGTCATGCATgtccaataaaataataaaaaaagatttatttgatACCATTGCTGACTTTTATGCACTAGACGTGCCCAAAACAGAGAAGATGTCAAATAAGTGAACACTAAAACTTTTTTTTGCTCTGTTGGTAACTAAGCTAAGAGGTTCCTTTTTGAACATGCAAAAAATATTGTAATTATATTAGTCATGGTACCTTAGCTAAGAAGTTCTTTTTTTAACatgcaaaaaatattataattatattagtcATGCATctccaataaaataataaaaaagggttTATTTGATATCATTGTTGACTTCTATGCACTAGACGTGCCCAAAACAGAGAAGATGTCAAATAAGTGAACACAAACTTTTTTTTGCTCTCTTGGTAACTAAGCTAAGAGGTTTCTTTTTGAACATGCAAAAAATATTGTAATTATATTAGTCATGGTACCTTAGCTAAGTAGTTCTTTTTTTTAACATGCAAAAAATATTGTAATTATATTAGTCATGCATctccaataaaataataaaaaagggttAGTTTCATACCACTGCCGACTTCTATGCACTAGACGTGTCCAAAATGTTAGAGAAGATGTCAAATATGGGAACACTAAAAGCTCTACATATGATAGTGGTTTGCTAAAAGATGGCAAACAAACACATTTAAGGTTTACCTTGCAAGAATATATACTTATTTAGGAACAACAAAATGGTTTCCTTTGACAAAAGTTATTTAGTAGTACATAACTTCTGATATCCTTTATATTTTACAGTAATTGTCTTCTTTTAGTCATGGTCATTTTCTTCCCTATacatgtcacgcccctaaaaatatccatgatatttaaattttttcgccacaactaacccaggatccaaacacacatttgaggtcactaagaaaaacattcagatcaaaaatttcacttctataatctatcaattcataaccctgtgcaattcataaacatagcacacatcactcgataattcatacaatctgaactcgactcatcaaaataaaaaaaaaaccacaacataaatccacaagtggggaaatctatgcagtcaccacaatcatcgatctaccataagttcatatcattacacaatttaatttaacattccaaaaccctatacatgagggatcctttaacttacacaaaatccacaggtttagattcatagtcacatttcattagatgcaaggtagcttatacacaactacatatatgctaacaaaagttctgcccaacgtcttctaaactttccgctgcctcagcccattcttaacatttaagcaagagttacgctatcctgaaaaatttatcaacaaatggggtgagcataaagagctcagcaagtgactaacatatccatatcaaaatagtacaatttccaaagagatgcagttttcaaacacgaagcagaatatacgatttcgtatacataatatcattaggagcagaatcataattgtcctttttaatcatacatatttggttcctgacagatggggcatagagtaattggagcatatcagaaacaaaggaaacatatcggagcttatcaatggcatttaaaatgttccaaatcacatcaacgacatatggaacattacgaagcaaaatcaacagtgaatgaagcatttcagagcatatcaaactcacatgtcatacagaagctcaaacgtcgtccttgacattgcaatcatatcataactatccagagcacgaacagaaataactcaccaaaactctggatgtcatatcaaacatatagagggtgtagtgggatctcagtcagaatgtgattcatccaagcaatatcccacaaagcgggaccccacaaagcgggcaaataagcgcataccagaatatcccacaaagcgagaccccacaaagcgggcaaataagcgcataccagaatatcccacatagcgggaccccacatagcgggcaaatcagcgcataccctttaccatttctggcaaaggtccagacaatcccacacaccagagtacaagaaggcagtttcaacaaattgcaacatataacggaagcacacgcggaacaaccaaacgtacatgtgccttttcaaaaacaatgtgatgcaaggaacaaatctctcacaaaaatattcattttagggaaagaattgaaagcaagagtgtacagggattctaagcaatcgtaaccagctcaattccaataagaaggttaggcgaattcaagtatccaaaggaaatgaaacagaatacgcgaaatcgaccaaagctcgatttcggacagaattccagtggcacatccaacaaatatttcaaaataacaaatatgctccaatactcataagaaggctatggttgaaccatatatcagtctatattcggatggaacagatttcatatgaaacagggctcccaacacagagttacctctgatttggtaacgtaaggtcaaaatcacaatcactggtttgcagactttataggatcggattcaacagacgataggatgagcaattgaactccaaaatgttcaaactatatgtcaaaagagaggatttcaagtctagtttcaaataaaatcagtttggtacaaatcagaattttcaacagggagttataggcgttttagtttcgaaaggtcagaagtcttgaactctgttttacagcgtctataggctcttttgaaacaaatttttgggtaagtattcggtgtccaaaatctaccaaatcggtgtcaaaagaaagacatacgagtctaatttcaaacaaaaatagttcctgcctaaattctcattctgtactaaaacttagggccgaagcagtgcttaggggtcagtttaccgaaaactttcagaatccatagttctatgtccaaagaggaatatatcagtttctaaataaaaatcttccaatttattttgaatcaacataaaaacagagtcaaatacttatgtaggatggggttagaacacttgcctttgcaaattttgacccgaagtaacaagattaaagcaaaaaccctaaaagccccaaattttctttctcttctccttcttcttcttcttcttcttcttcttcttttctttccctgatcacccacgagctgcctcctctgcttccttaacaacgaaggcagagaggcttaagcggtggaatttgtcatttggtgcattttgcagtttagtccttgtttttatcatattcacgattaggtccttagggtttacatataggtcctcagattctttcttttttttctttttttttttgaacagatctcccaaatcttaaaaataagttacctctgattcatactctatttcttttgtcaattaaaatagatgcttacattatcaccaaaaatttatacgaacattcggaattgagggg
Proteins encoded:
- the LOC135617390 gene encoding CBL-interacting serine/threonine-protein kinase 21-like isoform X2; its protein translation is MGYPTTIGKYHLKRTIGEGTFAKVKLGVDRETNANVAVKIIDKAMVVQNKLMYQVKREISAMKLLNHPNIVKIYEVIATKTKIYLVMEYVAGGQLSDKLEYLKKLDEREARKYFQQLIDAVDYCHSRGVYHRDLKPENLLLDSKGNLKVSDFGLSVLRKPGDLLSTACGSPSYVAPEVIIHKSYDGAAADLWSCGVIIFELLAGHLPFEDRSLMNLYRKISRAEYTCPDWFSDSQKQLISRILDPSPLKRATLSEIIGHEWFRLDCRPCLGHDNDENDSLHSSGEATQEVAGKPWRCINAFRLIAMSNDLDLSGLFQEQKTKLGSEHPIDETFAKIEVAAKDVKLSVKRINSSRVRLHDSRRITRSRSHCTLSAEVVEVTPNHCVVEVSKSAGDLGTYKEFCQSLSSLLKDNSGSSSQEETLGDGGDDDSDLTLPDVTTKVVQSFSGISLVPGS
- the LOC135617390 gene encoding CBL-interacting serine/threonine-protein kinase 21-like isoform X1, which produces MGYPTTIGKYHLKRTIGEGTFAKVKLGVDRETNANVAVKIIDKAMVVQNKLMYQVKREISAMKLLNHPNIVKIYEVIATKTKIYLVMEYVAGGQLSDKLEYLKKLDEREARKYFQQLIDAVDYCHSRGVYHRDLKPENLLLDSKGNLKVSDFGLSVLRKPGDLLSTACGSPSYVAPEVIIHKSYDGAAADLWSCGVIIFELLAGHLPFEDRSLMNLYRKISRAEYTCPDWFSDSQKQLISRILDPSPLKRATLSEIIGHEWFRLDCRPCLGHDNDENDSLHSSGVGNRYDLMVLLLLLSCMKALPTHSSLNLLQEATQEVAGKPWRCINAFRLIAMSNDLDLSGLFQEQKTKLGSEHPIDETFAKIEVAAKDVKLSVKRINSSRVRLHDSRRITRSRSHCTLSAEVVEVTPNHCVVEVSKSAGDLGTYKEFCQSLSSLLKDNSGSSSQEETLGDGGDDDSDLTLPDVTTKVVQSFSGISLVPGS